A single window of Rhizobiaceae bacterium DNA harbors:
- a CDS encoding metalloregulator ArsR/SmtB family transcription factor, with protein MKLEKAAKQLEALGNPTRLQVYRALVRAGDAGLAVGGLQEKLGIPGSTLSHHLQRLIVTGLVTQERHATTLICRANYPAMDGLVGFLVDECCLDAKCAQSSEHRAA; from the coding sequence ATGAAACTCGAAAAAGCAGCGAAACAGCTCGAGGCGCTGGGCAACCCGACCCGGCTGCAAGTCTATCGTGCTCTCGTCAGGGCCGGCGACGCCGGTTTGGCGGTCGGCGGACTTCAGGAAAAGCTCGGCATCCCGGGCTCGACGCTGTCGCACCATCTACAGCGGCTGATCGTCACCGGGCTGGTGACGCAGGAGCGACATGCGACGACGCTGATCTGCCGCGCCAACTATCCCGCCATGGACGGGCTCGTCGGTTTTCTGGTGGACGAATGCTGTCTCGACGCCAAGTGCGCGCAGTCCTCCGAACATAGGGCGGCATAG
- the arsC gene encoding arsenate reductase (glutaredoxin) (This arsenate reductase requires both glutathione and glutaredoxin to convert arsenate to arsenite, after which the efflux transporter formed by ArsA and ArsB can extrude the arsenite from the cell, providing resistance.), with product MTITIYHNPDCGTSRNTLSMIRQSGEEPEVIEYLKTPPSRERLVELLAAMNMTPRQLLREKGTPYAELGLADPKWSDDELIDFMLAHPILINRPIVVTPLGTRLCRPSEGVLDILPNPNIGPFTKEDGEVIIDEAGKRVA from the coding sequence ATGACGATCACGATCTACCACAATCCGGACTGCGGCACCTCCCGCAACACGCTCTCCATGATCCGCCAGTCCGGCGAGGAACCGGAAGTGATCGAATATTTGAAGACGCCGCCGTCGCGCGAAAGGTTGGTCGAGCTCCTGGCCGCCATGAACATGACGCCGCGCCAGTTGCTGCGCGAAAAGGGCACGCCCTATGCCGAACTCGGTCTTGCCGACCCGAAATGGAGCGACGACGAGCTTATTGACTTCATGCTGGCCCACCCGATCCTGATCAATCGTCCAATCGTGGTGACGCCCCTCGGCACGAGGCTCTGCCGTCCGTCCGAGGGCGTGCTCGACATCCTCCCCAATCCGAATATCGGCCCCTTCACCAAGGAGGACGGCGAGGTAATTATCGACGAGGCAGGCAAGCGCGTCGCCTGA
- a CDS encoding flavoprotein, whose translation MTAHFNLPIAVIGGGPVGLAAVAHLVQRGLPAKLYEASSEVGANLRDWGHVRVFTPWRYCVDPASVALLERQGWRMPPVDVFPTGREIVRDYLEPLAATPELGTVIETDARVLAISRLGIDKVVSHGREERPFVLAVKTPTGTRRDLARAVIDVSGTWTSPNPLGASGLPADGEGAFADRIAHGIPDVLGRDRVLYAGRTTLVVGAGHSAANTLLDLARLARAEPGTSAVWATRGTNLIRIYGGGDADQLPARGELGAETRDLVESGRVPLVAGFAGTRIREQGGRLLVDGETEAGPRTLGPVDRIVAATGQRPDLSLTRELRLDLDPWLESARALGPLIDPNEHYCGSVPPHGHRELAHPEPGFYTAGIKSYGRAPTFLLLTGYEQVRSIAAALAGDMAAADDVQLVLPETGVCVTTLPAEGDTASGCCGGPAPERSADACCLADAVAKKEGRKGCGCGVAA comes from the coding sequence ATGACAGCTCACTTCAATCTGCCTATAGCCGTCATCGGCGGAGGTCCCGTCGGCCTTGCCGCTGTCGCGCACTTGGTTCAGCGCGGCCTCCCCGCAAAGCTTTATGAGGCCAGCTCGGAAGTCGGCGCAAATTTGCGCGACTGGGGCCATGTCCGGGTGTTCACGCCGTGGCGCTATTGCGTCGATCCGGCTTCGGTCGCCTTGCTCGAGCGCCAAGGTTGGAGGATGCCGCCCGTCGATGTGTTTCCGACAGGCCGCGAGATCGTCCGTGATTATCTCGAGCCGCTCGCCGCGACCCCCGAACTTGGTACTGTCATCGAGACAGATGCGCGCGTCCTGGCGATCTCGCGGCTGGGCATTGACAAGGTCGTGAGCCATGGCCGCGAGGAGCGGCCGTTCGTGCTGGCAGTGAAGACTCCGACCGGCACGCGCCGCGATCTCGCACGCGCCGTCATCGACGTATCCGGCACATGGACGAGCCCCAATCCGCTCGGGGCAAGCGGCCTGCCGGCCGACGGCGAGGGCGCGTTCGCCGATCGCATCGCCCACGGCATTCCCGACGTGCTCGGCCGCGATCGCGTGCTTTATGCCGGCCGCACGACGCTGGTGGTTGGCGCCGGCCATTCCGCGGCGAATACCTTGCTCGACCTCGCGCGTCTGGCCAGGGCGGAGCCCGGCACGTCCGCCGTCTGGGCGACGCGCGGCACCAATCTCATCCGCATCTATGGCGGCGGCGACGCCGACCAGTTGCCCGCCCGTGGCGAACTCGGAGCGGAAACCCGCGACCTCGTCGAGAGCGGTCGCGTGCCGCTCGTCGCCGGCTTCGCCGGAACTCGCATCCGCGAGCAGGGCGGCCGGCTTCTCGTCGACGGCGAGACGGAAGCGGGACCGCGCACCCTCGGTCCAGTCGACCGCATCGTCGCCGCGACAGGCCAGCGGCCCGATTTGTCGCTGACGCGGGAATTGCGGCTGGACCTCGATCCGTGGCTGGAGAGCGCCAGGGCGCTCGGGCCGCTGATCGATCCGAACGAGCATTATTGCGGCTCTGTGCCGCCGCATGGCCACCGCGAGCTGGCGCATCCCGAGCCCGGTTTCTACACGGCCGGCATCAAGAGTTACGGCCGCGCACCGACCTTCCTGCTGCTCACCGGCTACGAGCAGGTACGCTCCATCGCCGCCGCGCTGGCCGGTGACATGGCGGCGGCCGATGACGTGCAGCTCGTGCTGCCGGAGACCGGCGTATGCGTCACCACATTACCAGCGGAAGGCGATACGGCCTCCGGGTGCTGCGGCGGGCCGGCGCCGGAGAGGTCCGCCGACGCCTGCTGCCTTGCCGACGCCGTCGCCAAGAAAGAAGGCCGCAAAGGATGCGGCTGCGGGGTCGCCGCTTGA
- the arsH gene encoding arsenical resistance protein ArsH, with translation MTDDTSQLDTLPNINEAQFHAIDQTALFEVSRASHPPRILMLYGSLREKSYSRLATEEAARILRRFGADVRIFNPAGLPLPDSTTADDPKVKELRELSLWSEGQVWCSPERHGSMTGIMKAQIDWLPLSMGGVRPTQGRTLAVMQVCGGSQSFNAVNQLRVLGRWMRMFTIPNQSSVAKAFNEFDADGRMKPSPYYNRIVDVMEELMKFTLLLRDQADYLTDRYSERVESAEEVSKRVSQRSI, from the coding sequence ATGACCGACGACACCTCCCAACTCGACACGCTCCCGAACATCAACGAAGCACAGTTCCACGCGATCGACCAGACAGCGCTGTTCGAGGTTTCGCGCGCGAGCCATCCGCCGCGTATCCTCATGCTCTACGGCTCCTTGCGCGAAAAATCCTACTCGCGGCTCGCCACGGAGGAGGCCGCCCGCATCCTGCGCCGGTTCGGAGCCGACGTCCGCATCTTCAACCCCGCCGGGCTGCCGCTGCCGGACTCGACGACCGCCGATGATCCGAAGGTCAAGGAGTTGCGCGAGCTGTCGCTCTGGTCCGAGGGCCAGGTCTGGTGTTCGCCGGAGCGCCACGGCTCGATGACCGGCATCATGAAGGCGCAGATCGACTGGCTGCCGCTCTCCATGGGCGGGGTCCGGCCGACGCAGGGCCGCACGCTCGCTGTCATGCAGGTCTGCGGCGGCTCCCAGAGCTTCAACGCCGTCAACCAGTTGAGGGTGCTCGGACGCTGGATGCGCATGTTCACCATCCCCAACCAGTCTTCGGTGGCCAAGGCGTTCAACGAGTTCGACGCCGACGGGCGGATGAAGCCTTCGCCCTATTACAATCGGATCGTCGACGTGATGGAGGAACTGATGAAATTCACGCTTCTCCTGCGCGATCAGGCAGATTACCTCACTGACCGCTATTCCGAGCGCGTGGAGAGCGCGGAAGAGGTCTCCAAGCGGGTGAGCCAGCGTTCGATCTGA
- a CDS encoding aquaporin family protein, with amino-acid sequence MDIGLSRRLVAEALGTAILVATVVGSGIMADRLTDDTALALLGNTLPTGAILVVLITILGPVSGAHFNPAVTVVFALRREIRIDAATGYIAVQVVGGVAGTLIAHAMFDLSLFQLSTHARTGVGQWIAEAVAAFGLVFTILAGLRFRSDAIPWLVGLYITAAYWFTASTSFANPTVAIARAFTDTFSGIRPMDVPGFIVAELLGALVAMALAGWLLPAPERAASFVSKNLKAAE; translated from the coding sequence ATGGACATCGGCCTGTCGCGGCGTCTCGTCGCCGAGGCGCTCGGAACCGCAATTCTGGTGGCCACCGTTGTCGGTTCCGGCATTATGGCCGACAGGCTGACCGACGATACGGCGCTCGCCCTGCTCGGCAACACGCTGCCCACAGGCGCGATCCTCGTCGTCCTGATCACCATCCTGGGCCCGGTCTCGGGCGCGCATTTCAATCCCGCGGTCACGGTCGTCTTTGCCCTCCGGCGCGAAATCCGGATCGATGCTGCGACAGGTTATATCGCTGTCCAGGTTGTTGGCGGCGTGGCAGGGACGCTGATCGCGCATGCAATGTTCGACTTGTCCCTGTTCCAGCTTTCGACGCATGCGCGCACGGGTGTAGGTCAGTGGATCGCGGAAGCGGTCGCCGCCTTCGGCCTCGTCTTCACTATCCTTGCCGGTCTGCGCTTCCGCTCCGACGCTATTCCCTGGCTAGTCGGCCTCTATATCACCGCCGCCTACTGGTTCACCGCGTCGACCTCCTTTGCCAACCCGACCGTCGCCATCGCCCGCGCCTTTACCGATACGTTCTCGGGCATCCGCCCCATGGATGTGCCGGGTTTCATTGTCGCCGAACTTCTCGGAGCACTCGTCGCAATGGCGCTGGCCGGCTGGTTGCTGCCGGCGCCTGAGCGAGCGGCATCCTTCGTCTCAAAAAACTTGAAAGCAGCCGAATGA